A stretch of the Pelmatolapia mariae isolate MD_Pm_ZW linkage group LG23, Pm_UMD_F_2, whole genome shotgun sequence genome encodes the following:
- the LOC134621425 gene encoding ubiquitin-like FUBI-ribosomal protein eS30 fusion protein, whose product MQLFLRGQNTHTLEVTGEETVGQIKAHVQALEGLLVEDQVLLLAGCPLENDASLASCGGTLEVAGRLLGGKVHGSLARAGKVQGQTPKVDKQEKKKKKTGRAKRRIQYNRRFVNVVPTFGKKKGPNANS is encoded by the coding sequence ATGCAGCTTTTCTTACGTGGCCAGAACACTCACACCCTTGAGGTGACTGGAGAGGAGACTGTCGGCCAGATCAAGGCTCATGTCCAGGCTCTGGAAGGTCTCCTGGTTGAGGATCAggtgctgctgcttgctgggtgCCCTCTGGAGAATGATGCCTCTCTGGCGTCTTGCGGTGGCACCCTGGAGGTAGCTGGCAGACTTCTGGGAGGTAAGGTTCACGGCTCTCTGGCCCGTGCCGGAAAAGTGCAGGGACAGACTCCCAAAGTTGATaagcaggagaagaagaagaagaagactggCCGTGCTAAGCGCCGCATCCAGTACAACAGGCGCTTTGTGAATGTCGTTCCCACCTTCGGAAAGAAGAAGGGACCCAATGCCAACTCTTAA